ACGAAACCctgttgatctacatcgccgccacttcctgGGTCGTCAGCACAGCTATTGTCATCAAACGAGAGGAAGCCGggcacgcctacaaggtgcaacgtccggtgtacttcataagcgaggtacttaatgagaccaaaactcgttatcctcaggtacagaAGCTGTTATATGTAATcctgattacgtcgcgcaagctccgacattatttcaactattacaagatcgccgtggtcactgagttctctctgggggacattctacgcaacaaggaggccaacggtcacatcatcaagtgggctgttgagctcggtacttactccattgaattcagaagcagacctaccattaagtcacaggcgcttgctgatttcatcgctgaatggaccgagatccaagagcccatcgccgctacttgccccgaacactgggtgatgtacttcgacggcacccttaacatcaatggtgctggtgtgggcattctgttcattacgccgaccaaggacaaGCTATGCTATGTTCTTtggatacactttccggcctccaacaacgccgcggaatacgaagcgtgtctccatggtctccgtacagccatcgagctcggtgtcaaacgtctcatggtgtacggggactcTGCGCTGGTTAttaaccagctcaacaaggactggtcctgttctagtgagaagatggatgcatactgcgctgaaatcaggaagcttgaaggaaaattctacggcatcgagtatcaccatgtggtacgTGACCACAATCAACTCGCCGATCAATTATCCAAGATGGGCTCTTCTCACGCCGCGATCCCACtgggggtctttgttcaagatctcctagcgccatccatcaaagaagataaggaagtcgaagaggttccccctgccgagtagttggtacttgcggtaccttcaccggtcaccgattggagggagcaattcatcaagtacctcaccagcgccgaggtacccgccgacaagactgaaactaaaTGCCTAGTTCGTCGAAGCAAGCTTTACATGTTGGTGGagggcaacttgatgaggaaaagtgccaaggaagggatactgcagaaatgcatcacccaagaggagggagcaaagctacttctcgaaattcactctagttcctgcggcaaccacgcggcctcgagaacactggccggcaaggctttctgagccggtttttattggcccacaaccATCAATGATAcagaagacctcgtccaacattgtgaaggatgccaattctttgcTAAACAAATTCACATGccggcgcaagagctgcaaaccatcccagcttcctggctcttcgcatgctggggactggacatgatcgggcctttcaaaccagcaccaggtggtttctggtacgtatatgtcgccatcaacaagttctccaagtggattgaatataaaccgctcatctcggccactacaaagaaagcagttgagctcttcaaagatatcatccacagatttggtctaccgaacagcatcatcaccgatctcggaactacgtttactggccatcacttctgggacttctgcgaggaccattgcatctctatcaaatatgtctccgttgcccatccaagagccaacggccaggtcgaacgggcgaatggcatgatccttgatgccctcaagaagcgactatatcagaaagaagaaaagcactcgggtagatggctcaaggagcttccatCTATAGTttggggactgcgtactcaagctagtcgcagcaccggcgtgactccatactttttggtctatggctcagaagccatactaccagcggatgttactttccgagcacctagagtggaaaactatgatgaagagcaggccgaggcTGTTCGATCTGAGGACGTCaacagggccgaggaagaatgcctaatcacctgcatccgtacagctaaatatctagaaggcttgtggaggtactacaaccaaaatgtcaaaggtcgttcatttgttgtcggcgatctcgttctccgcagaaaacaaaaaactgaagggatgcacaagctctcttccccttgggaagggttttatgtcgtcaaagaggttactcaaccaggttcttatcgcctaagtgacttagaaggagtcgatgttcccaactcgtggcacatcgaacaccttatacgtttctatccttgaaacactccagatatgtactctccaattTTATATTtagtaaagttttggtctccataacttgtctccattttgtctctattgtggtttaacatccacttgcggtcaccgagctccatgctacttcataacgaactccaatacgttatcgccgaacatgttttctccaaaatcgccgaacacgatttctccaaacgttctcgccgaacatgttttctccaaacattatcgccgaacatgttttctccaaaatcgccgaacacgatttctccaaatgctctcgccgaacatgttttctccaaacgttattgccgaacatgttttctccaaaattgcCGAACACCATTTCTCCAAACGCtctcgccgaacatgttttctccaaatgttattgccgaacatgttttctccaaatcgccgaacacgttttcttcaaatcgccgaacacttttcCCGATTGGAGAGCAAcatcctttcttttctgttctcttcggagaagacccagtctccgatatCTCCCTACACGCGCTAcaagctccgcgctctgcgttatgggtggtcggctgcgatTCCTTGGTCACACATGTTTatcctacatgtctacgggccccgcgctcaacgttatggactatgggtcagccaaggccgagagttcaacatagaatacattaCTCAGACGCTGCTTATGctgcctttatctccaagttcgtaCAACAACTATCGAGCAGTGCACGTTCTGCGCTGTTttttatggagaagacccagtcaccGATCTTTCCCTCCACGTGCCACGAGCTTCGCGCTCTGTGTCATGGGTGGTCAGCTGCGGTTCCTGGGTCATGCATGTTACTCCTACACAttcacgggctctgcgctcgacgttatggactatgggcagGCCAAGGCCATAAGGATCAGTAGCAGACCAATTGGTCAGACATTATTTGAACTATGCATAATCGTGTCAGGATTGAAACTTCGAAGATTTTTTCGccgaaatacaagcaaactgcatatattgcatatacatgcaccttataatattTATTCGATAAATAATTGTTTCTTGCGCTTTCGCGCGTTCTAATTACACTGTCAAGattttacagatgataatctatgaGTAGATTACTGAGCTCCGCCATTACCATCCGTCTCACCAAACAGATCTATATCGTCGGCCAACATCTTTgccgtgtcctccacctcatcctccagctgctgggtccccacgtcgctcagtccttcggcgaacccaccccctatTTAACTGAAGGTCGATGGTCGGGTATTGGGACTGAACAACCgcgaggacatgggtagcgacggttgtaatggcgtcgcggttgaaggtcttaaagttctcccatgctgccttgcacctctagatgacgGTGTTGGGATGTTGCCGCCTGCCGTCGTGCTGAGTGGCCGGTTctaggtcgacgcagtcaagcaTCGGCTTAATTGCAACGATTACAGCGTCAAAGTTCTTTTGGatcttggcctcctgcaccagcacgtcaaactatgctttggctttatgacaatagcctgcaagcgttacaatgatccattatacaaggaagctacttcaacagtaattccgacaaggaggaattcacctttcagctccgaAGCAAGTTTGTCTGCCCGCTCtgtttcctttgccttctcctagcGAAGTTGATCGACAGCCTAGCACATTTGGCCGAGCtcagcatcttgctctacaagcgcaaCAGTTGTCACCGAAATGTGGCTGTTTAGCAATACAAAAGTACATTCGTTGATACACCGTACCTACTTTCTGTTTGGATACACTGTTAAGTTGTTCGGTTTTCCTCTCCAGCTGCTCAAAATCACTTTTCAGTTGGCCGGAGATGgcggccagctgctcggactggcTCCGCACTCGCTCGAACACAACAGCCAACTTTTCGGTTaggacccccttttggtattctaggtcatgcgcgttggactctgcaaggtctcgttCGCGTTGGGCGCTCTGGATATTCTTCTCTGAGAGGTTCctggcctccttgagtttttcgttctcctcagcaaggggctccattcgcttaATCAACTAGCGGCGCTGCTCAGCAACTCGAGTTATTTCCTGTAGATGCACAATGATAGTATCGTTACCCAATTCCAATAAACAACCAGGACCTTTCCTGACGCAGTATTAACCCTGATCTGTTTCATCACACCGATAAGGGCAATCTCCAGTCTCctgaactccttggtggtgtcctcctcttcgataATCACTATTTCTTCACCGTGCTTTTGGAGGATCTGGACTGCTTGGGGTCGAGGTTTGTCacgcatgatctcctccacctcgtcctcttttgTTGCAGCCGGGggcaccacctgggggcttgGTGGTTGGATAgtgggtccgaccatgccctccgaAGCATCAGGGACTGCCGTCTGATCCATCGGCGTCGAAAGCTTTTCCGCTCCAGATTCTACCATTGCCAAAGGTGCTATCGCCGACTCGTTCACCATTGTAGACAGTCGTTCGCTGCCACCAAGCCCACCAGGGGCAGTGATTGGCTCCCCCGCGTGCTCCCGAGCACTCGACGACTCTAGGATGGGGTTTACTGGCATCTCCCCCATTCCAGCACCTGTTTCTGGTTGCTGTTCAGTTTGAGCGGGCGGGGTTGGATCTGTTATTCGCCTTGCACTGTATCAAATCAGTTATTCTGTCACCACAGAAGTAAAGAAAATACAGCAAAGTAACTTGAACATAAGggcacttacggtttggtctgacggttcaatttcttgaaccggcgatgCCGGCCTAAGCCTCCAGGCGTAGCCGTGGGGTCGACTCCCGTGCTCTGTGGGGCACTCTCTGCTCTTCCTCGGTCGACCTCGGTTTCTCTTGCTGCTCCGAGTCCGCTTCtgcttgttgctcggggactttcATTGCTCGCCCCGCAGGGACTTCCGTCGTCTGCTGTGTAGAAATTCCctccgcctgctgctcggggactttccTCGTCAGCGCCTCACAGACTTCTTTGCCTACCCCGGGTTGTTCCCCCGCGCGTGGGCTACGTGCAGGCTCTTTCGTGCTCGAGGGAGGATCCGTGAGAATTTCATCATCGTCAGACCAATCAAACACTGTGGTCCTTCATGTTCGATTGGTCTAATCATCGCCAAGAGAGATGCCGCCTAGATTGCGGGGAGCAGTAGCcgctgttttcctcttcttctaggccgaCTTATCTACCACCGGCCTCTTCCCCTGGATTTTCGCCGACACTGGGGGAGGACTCTCCATCCGACCAGCATCAATACCTCCAGACTCCGAGGAAACACCAATGAAGCTTTCTTCAGGTTGAGCTGGTGGTCGTGCATCCACTGCCGGCGGCCAATCGTTTCTCGGCACGCCCAAGAAATACACTGCCctgtcctacgaatggatcttcatATGAGTAGGATCAGTTAATTGCTCGGCAATGACAACATATAAAAACAAAACTTCTTGGAAACACACAGTCGAGATattcacctgaggaggcagattcttgcagttGAAGGGCTTTGTGTACCCTGACAACCTGAATGAGGCCAGCGTTGCGAACAGCTCAGCAGTCTGCTCTTCAACGACGTTCCTAGACAGTATTTCTGGCCTCTCTCGGGTACCGttggtctcccctttgaattcaaagcctgggTGCGCCCTCTCATTACAGGGCTaaatgcggcgcactatgaaacttgccgccaccaatccgccattggtcttcACGCCTTTTATTAAGTcgaggagttcattcacttgctccatatcgttGTTGCTCGGTagctccgaccaactcctctggctttctgggatgtggtcggTGTTACAGCGAACCgctgggtggctttgtttcatatagaaccacctggtgttccacccctttagcgaCGTGTTAAGTGGTACGGTAAGGTATTCACTCACCATTCCATTGCATAGCTGGAGatacaccccgccgaccaccttggaaccagcgccgcctcccttcttcagccagaataggtgacaaAAAAGATTGAAGTAGGGTAGGATTccaaggtatgcctcacaaaagtggatgaagattgagatgtgcaaaatggtattggggtggagattgcacagagtaaccccccagagctccaacagatcccttagaaatgggtgaacaggaaatcCTAACCCACTCCAGAAATAGTCCTCGAATACCACTGCTTCGTCCatatgaggtgttgggaaggactcaccgagggctggccgccatccagcgGTAGCACGGTCGGGGAGAACACCGGCTTCCACCAATCGGTTTAGCTCCGCTTCTCCTGTTcatgacggcacccactcctcgtcgtgtCGGGCCACGGCGTCCGTCTTCTTGGGACTAGTCTTCTTCGATTTCGCAGCTCCTTTCTTCGGCGCCATCActcagatctggttagggtttggcggtggaggcaaatgtggttgcggatTTGGCGGAgcgagagatgaggaggaagatgaagtggaaaaggtggcaACAGGGTATGTGGcggcactattatataggatCTTCCGCCACTGTTTTGCATTCAAAggttttttgggaaccgttcccgCAATCTACGCCGCTCCGATTTCTCCGATGCGGcatatgggccgttacctgggcttctgcGTAACCTcagcccatgtcgctcatttatcgctgccatCAGTTGCTACTCGCCGAAATATCgtcgacttctccgccatttattgaggctcagtaactgacactgtacagtcgttactccgattttttctccacggtttgatttctcCGATGTCTCCGCCtgcagctcggggactggctgcctactccgCTTTTGATTGTTTTTCTGTTTTTGACCCTaccaccacatgactacatcatctgttgtcaggctcggggactaagtgggcacacttcacattgcggtgaatgtgctttgtctctttttgggccacgcctagggactagctgcctgctcagctggtttttctactattcttctagtttctgaccctggcaccacatgctacatcatctgctgtcaggctcggggactaagtgggcacacttcacctcgagGTGAGTGTGCGGaattttttctcgaagactatatgcctatagaagaagattgactcctactgctttgatcggactctaagtgggcacacttcgtccactgcgaagaaattttcaattctgaacttgagctccttacacccttatggcaagccgtacttgggtcacactgctcggcgacaggtcacgctgctcggcgatggttcacgctgctcggcgataggtcacgctgctcggtggcgattcacgctgctcggcgacggttcacgctgctcgacgaCAGGTTATGCAGCTCGGCGacagttcacgctgctcggcgacggttcatgctgctcggtAATTCAacacggtggttggaccatgagtttgactgctcggcgttATCTGCACCTGCTCAACGAGCTTAAGATGGCGTTgctcaacgggtacaaggcgctcgaggactagctgtggggtgtacgaccccggatacccacagcaggccacatgggctgcgcccctaggggtggcccagcccacaagacgaggccttgcggggcacgactctgctcggcgcctcccgcaagacatcgggaagatatcctgaagatattacgagatctattaggatatgtatgatcccaagattcctgtaatcagttattactttccgattatctctcagatctaaccgacttgtaaccctacctcctggactatataagtcGGGCAGGGATCCCCTATAAAATCACGGCatatacaaaccaacagaccacaggagtagggtattacgtcatactgatggcttgaacctgtctaactcgtgtgtctctgttgccttcttgttcttgatctcactctcctctgccgatcaatctaccttcgtgggatatccctcggaggactgccgatgatattctgtcgacaaagtCGTTGTGCTTATTGTGCGTGTGATTGTGATTCCGCTGTTGATCTGATAGTAGATGTTCTTGCGATGACTCATCGC
The sequence above is drawn from the Miscanthus floridulus cultivar M001 chromosome 15, ASM1932011v1, whole genome shotgun sequence genome and encodes:
- the LOC136507044 gene encoding uncharacterized protein, whose amino-acid sequence is MYFDGTLNINGAGVGILFITPTKDKLCYVLWIHFPASNNAAEYEACLHGLRTAIELGVKRLMVYGDSALVINQLNKDWSCSSEKMDAYCAEIRKLEGKFYGIEYHHVKTSSNIVKDANSLLNKFTCRRKSCKPSQLPGSSHAGDWT